CGCCTCGATGCCGCTGCGCCGCGGCATCCGGATGTCCATCAGCACGATGTCGGGAAGGAGATCGGCGGCCTTGTCCACGGCCTCGGCGCCGTCACCCGCCTCGCCGACGACCTGAATGTCCTCCTCCTGCGCGAGGACGATCTCCAAGCCGCGGCGGAAGAGCTCATGGTCGTCCACGACGAGGACGCGGATCGGCTCCTCCCGGGGACCGACCGTCGCCTTCGGCTCACCAGCTCCGCTCAGCTCGAACTCCGCCACGCTTGCCCCCAGGCACCGACATTGCCGTGCGCGCACATGATTTCACGACCGGGCGGCGGGGTGACGCCCCCGCCGCCCGCCTACCGTCGCCTTTCAGCCGCCCAGAGCGCCCCCTGCACCGTCGGGCAGCGACTCCTCGATCAGATACGGGTCGAGGTGGATCACGCCATAGTCATATGCGTGCCTGCGGTAGACAACGCTGGGCAGTTTCTTGTCGGAGTCGACGAAGAGATAGAAGTCGTGCCCCACGAGTTCCATCTCGTAGAGCGCCTGGTCCAGCGTCATCGGCGGGGCGGCGTGGGTCTTCTCCCGCACCACGAGCGGGCCGTCGCCGTCCACCTCCAGCGGGCCGCGGCGGTGGCGCCGGGAGCCGCTCTCCAGCGGCTCGCCCTCCGCGATCGTCTCCATCGACGGGGTCATCAGCTCCCCGTCGTCGGTGAGCTGCGCCGCGTGCGCGACGACCTCGCCCACCTCCGCGGCCGTCCGGCGGTCCTTCCCGGGCCGCCTGGTCTTGCGCTTGTCGTGCTGCTTGCGCAGCCTCGCCTCCAGCTTGGCGGTCGCCAGGTCCAGGGCTGCGTACGGGTCGGCCGCGGCCGCCTCGGCGCGCACCACGGGCCCCCGGGAATGAACTGTGATCTCCACCCGGTCGCAGCGGTCGGCCAGCCGCGGGTTGTGCTCCTTGGACACCTCGACATCAAGGCTGATCACCTTGCCGTCGAACTTCTGGATCTTGTCCAGCTTCAGCTTCTCGGCCACATGCCGACGAAACCGCTCGGGAACCTCGGTCTTGCGGCCCTTGACGACGATGTCCACGCAGAACTCCGTTCTGGAACGGCTCCGCGTACCGCTGAGCTGACGGGCGAAGCCGGTCCCTTGGTGCGCTCGGGCCCCGGTTCGTGCCGGAGCCTCGGGGTTCTCTGCCGCCGGTCCCCCTGGTCACGGAGGGCCGGCTTTCACCTCCTCCTCCCCCACTGACAAGATCGACACCCCACCGGATCCAGCGGATTCGGCCCATCCACTGTTCTCACAGCCTCCTCACAATCGAACATAGCTCGCCTGAGATGCTGCGGCACCCCCTGAGACGACTGTAGTCCGATCAGGTGCTTATACCTCCTTTCTACCTGCGGAAACGTAAGATTGCAGTCAAGGGAGCGGACACGCGCGACCGGCTTCGAACGCGTCGCGCGGCGCGGCCACGACGGCCGCCGCCAGCCCGCCACGGCAGCCTGCCGCGCGCACGGCCCGCGCCGCCTCCGCGAGGGACGCTCCCGTCGTCAGCACGTCGTCGACGAGCACCACCCGGCACCCGGGCGCGCGCAACCGCAGCGCACCACAGCGCACCACCTCCAGCGCCCCCGAGACGTTCCGCTGCCGCGCCACCGCGCTCAGCCCCGCCTGATCGGCCACCGCCCGCCGCTGCCGCAGCACCGGCAGCAGCTCCGCCCGTATCCCGCCCCGCCGCAGCCGCTCCGCCGCCACGAGCGCGAGCCGCCGCACCGGATCGTGCCCCCGCCGCACCACGGCTCCCCGCGCCGACGGCACCGGCACGAGCACCACCCGCTCACCGCCGTGCCCGCACACCCGCACCCCCGCCGCCAGGGCCGTGCCCAGCGGGCGGGCCAGGCGCAGCGCGCCCCGCTCCTTGTGGGCCAGCAGCGCGGACCTCGCCGCGCCCGCATACGCCACCGCCGCATACACCGCAGGCAGGCCCCGCGGCCGGGGCCGCGGCACCACGCGCCGCACCGCCCCCGCCGTGAGCTCCGCCGCGCACCCCGCGCACAGCAACCCCGCGCCCCGGCCCGCCCCGCATCCCGCGCAGCCGGCCGGCAGCATCAACCCCGCCAGTTCTCGCCCTGTCCCCCGCATGCGTCCACACTGCCCGCCGCCGCCGACACCCCGCGACCCCTGTGGACAACCGCCCCGGCTGTGGACAACCCGGCGGCGGAACCCGCGCCCGCCTACCCCGGATAGACCGGCGCCGTGCCCCCCTCGCCGCCCGGCACCGCCTTCCAGTACGCGTTCTGCGGCAGCCGCACGATCCCGTCCTCCACCGCCGCCACCAGCGGCTTCGTACCGTCCTCCGCCGCGGCCACCGACGTCACCCCGGTCAGCCCCTGCCCCAGCTCCGCCGCCGGCGGCACCGACCCGTCCGTCGACACCAGCCGCATCTGCTGCACGCCCTCGCTCTCCCGCCCCACGACGAGCAGCCGGCTCTCGCCCGCCCAGGACACGGCCCGCACCTCCTCCAGCGCCCCCGTGTCGCGCAACTGCGCCACCACCGGCACGCCGTCCTTCACCGACACCGCCCCCAGCACCAGCCGGCTCTCCGACCCCTCGCTGACGACCAGCGCGATCCGCGCCCCCTCCGCCGACATCCGCAGCGCCTCGATCCGCCCTTCGAGACCCGTGACGTCGATACGCACCGGATCCGCGGCCCCGCCCGCCATCCAGTACAGCCGCGACTCCCCGCCGACCCGGTCGGCCACCCACAGGTCGCCCAGCCCGTCCCAGCTCGCCGCCGTCAGCCCGTCGCCCCGCTCGGCCTGCGCCTCGGTGGCACCGCTGGTCAGCAGCGGCTCCCCCAGCGCCGAGGACTCGTCCAGCGACGACACGTACAGCGCGCGCCCCGTGGCCGTCACACCGGCCGCCTTCTTCTCCGAACGCGCCACCGCCGCCGAACCGATCGCCGGCTTGCCGTCGCCGAGCGGGCTGATCACCGTCGCCGGCCCGGCCTCACCCGCGTCCGGCCCCGACGAGGTCCGCACCAGCCGGTTCTTGGCGTCGATGAAGTACAGCGAGGACGGATGCCGCGCCAGCCGGTCCGGCGCATACCGCTCGCCCGCCGTCGCGCTCAGGTCGCACAGCTTGGTGTCCCTGGCCGTCAGCAGCTCCACATTGTCGACGCGCACGCCCTCCTGGCTCTCCGCGGTGTGCAGCACCTGCGCCGCCATCCGCTCGCACGTGTGCAGCCCCGGCGTCGTCTCCAGCGCGAGCCGCACCCGCAGCGTGCCCTCCTCGTCGACCGCCAGCCGCTGGTTCCTCGCCAGCGTGGTGCGCTCCGGGAACGTCGTCTCCGTCACCGAGCCGATCAGCCCGCCCGGCCCGTCGAGCAGCGTGCGCACCGCGTCCGTCACGGGGTCGATCCGCCGCCGTACGTAGACGGGGTCGGCCACCAGCGTGTCCCTGCTGCGTGCCGTGAAGTGGTACGTCGACGCCGACTGGAAGGTGCGCTCGAAGTCCGCCCGGCTGATCACCAGCCCCCGTGGCGGATCCACGATCCGCCACTGCCCGGACTTGCCCTCCTTCGACAGCTCGATGTTCAGGTTGTACACCCGCTCATCCGGCGTGTACGTGCCCGCGTCGTTGAGCCACGCGACCTTGTCGCCGCTCAGTTGGACGACCGCCGTGGTCATCCTGTCGCCGTTCACGGGCTTCGGCCCGGGCGTCGGCTGCTCCGACACCCTGGGCGCCTCGGCCAGCACCGTCGTCTCGCCCGGAGTCCAGGTCCGCGCCTTCTTCGTCAGATACGCCTTGGCGACGGTGGCGTAGTCGTCGCTGCGCAGGGCCTCCAGGAAGTCGGACACGATGCGCTGGGGGCTGGCACCGGGCTCCGGCCGCTCCGCGTACGTACGCGCGCGTGGATCCTCGCGCTGCTCCGACAGCGGCACCTGGTGCACGCCCCCGCTGTCCGGCATCGACGCGCAGCCGGCGAGGAGCAGGGAGCCGCCGAGCAGCGCGACGGTGGCGTAGCGGCGCGTACGGGCCGGCAGCCGGCGCCGGTACGCGCCCGCGGCACGGGCCGCCGTCCGGCGCCCCCGGCCGCGCACCGCCAAGGCCCCTCCCGTACGCCTAGACGCGACCACCGCGCTCCCCCTCGCCGCCGACCTCACTAGGGACCTCACCGCCGTCTGCGCCTCCCTCAGGGGCGCCCTCAGAGCTGTTCTCGGACCCATCCTCGCCCCGGGCGGCCGGTGCCTCGTCGGCCGCCCCCGCGTAGCCGCTCACCCGCCGCCCGCTGCCCGGCAGCGCCGTCGGGTCCGCCTCCGCCCGCGCCGCGGGCCGCGGCGCCGCCGCCCGCGCGGCGGCGGCCGTCCCCCGCCCGCCCTGCGCCGGTACGGTCCCCAGCAGCTCACCGCCCGCGGACCCGCCGACCTTCGTCACGCTCACCGCGCCCGGCTCCTGCGCCTTCCGCGCCGCCCGC
The Streptomyces sp. CNQ-509 DNA segment above includes these coding regions:
- the raiA gene encoding ribosome-associated translation inhibitor RaiA, whose translation is MDIVVKGRKTEVPERFRRHVAEKLKLDKIQKFDGKVISLDVEVSKEHNPRLADRCDRVEITVHSRGPVVRAEAAAADPYAALDLATAKLEARLRKQHDKRKTRRPGKDRRTAAEVGEVVAHAAQLTDDGELMTPSMETIAEGEPLESGSRRHRRGPLEVDGDGPLVVREKTHAAPPMTLDQALYEMELVGHDFYLFVDSDKKLPSVVYRRHAYDYGVIHLDPYLIEESLPDGAGGALGG
- a CDS encoding ComF family protein, with the protein product MRRVVPRPRPRGLPAVYAAVAYAGAARSALLAHKERGALRLARPLGTALAAGVRVCGHGGERVVLVPVPSARGAVVRRGHDPVRRLALVAAERLRRGGIRAELLPVLRQRRAVADQAGLSAVARQRNVSGALEVVRCGALRLRAPGCRVVLVDDVLTTGASLAEAARAVRAAGCRGGLAAAVVAAPRDAFEAGRACPLP
- a CDS encoding LpqB family beta-propeller domain-containing protein, translated to MRGRGRRTAARAAGAYRRRLPARTRRYATVALLGGSLLLAGCASMPDSGGVHQVPLSEQREDPRARTYAERPEPGASPQRIVSDFLEALRSDDYATVAKAYLTKKARTWTPGETTVLAEAPRVSEQPTPGPKPVNGDRMTTAVVQLSGDKVAWLNDAGTYTPDERVYNLNIELSKEGKSGQWRIVDPPRGLVISRADFERTFQSASTYHFTARSRDTLVADPVYVRRRIDPVTDAVRTLLDGPGGLIGSVTETTFPERTTLARNQRLAVDEEGTLRVRLALETTPGLHTCERMAAQVLHTAESQEGVRVDNVELLTARDTKLCDLSATAGERYAPDRLARHPSSLYFIDAKNRLVRTSSGPDAGEAGPATVISPLGDGKPAIGSAAVARSEKKAAGVTATGRALYVSSLDESSALGEPLLTSGATEAQAERGDGLTAASWDGLGDLWVADRVGGESRLYWMAGGAADPVRIDVTGLEGRIEALRMSAEGARIALVVSEGSESRLVLGAVSVKDGVPVVAQLRDTGALEEVRAVSWAGESRLLVVGRESEGVQQMRLVSTDGSVPPAAELGQGLTGVTSVAAAEDGTKPLVAAVEDGIVRLPQNAYWKAVPGGEGGTAPVYPG